Genomic segment of Panicum virgatum strain AP13 chromosome 9N, P.virgatum_v5, whole genome shotgun sequence:
CAGCATGAAATGCACTCCTTTGCTGTACTCTGCTGCGTATGAGCTGGCGGTCAGTGTCCCTTTGTGTTTACTGTTTATTaatactactccctccttccccgtttataaggcatacacgtatatcaagattcaaaccttctcatctttgaccaataatttgactattaaatttttgtttttataatgcaaatttcatatgattggattcataatcaaatatagtttacaatgattataagtttataatcaaaagtaatataatatatgataaataaacggggaaggagggagtagttctCAACCAGCATGTGCATCGGGAATTTGCTGCGGGTGAATTGATTGCACAAGTGGTGTAACAAATTCCGAGTTGATGTCAGAAAAATGGAAACTTCGTTTAAGAAaaatcgtttcaaaaaaaaagaaaatgaaaactgTTGAGTTCCCGACAGGCAACACCGCAAGTCAGGTGAACAGCTACTCCAAGGTCTTcgtctcctcccctccctctgcTGCTGCGAGCGCCTCACCTCCGCGTTGCTGCGCTTGGACGGCAGCCGGctcgccaccggcaccgcaccgccgccgccgtcgtggcgcGGGCTCGCGGAATGACTTGGCTTCGCTTTCTGGGCCTCGGGAGTAAAGTGGGCCGAGTTGATTTAGCCGCACACCGGCCCGCGTGACGCTGCCGCCAGTCCGCCATGGCGCCCTGCGAGAGAAACGACTGGCTTCATTTGCTGGGCCTCCAGATTAGACTGAGCCGAGCTGTTGTAGCCGCACGCCGGCCCACGCGACGCGCCGCTCGCCTCCCGCGGGGTAGGATCCTGCCGGGCGTTCCGATCCGACGGTGTTGCTGGCcccagggtggacggtaaatgaaatgcCGTCCACCCGGTCTGTAAGCCAAACACCGTCCTCCGCCGTTCCCGTCCCCGCGGCCACTGTCCttcccgccgccgtccgccgtcgTCCTGACGCGCAGAACGCAGCGCCTCTGACCCAATCACTATCAGGTCGACCAGCTTCCGGACGCGCAGCCCGCCGAGGTGACGACTCTAGGTCTCGTACCTTCGTGCGCCCACGCAGCTTCTGATCCCGTgctgcggtcgccgccgccgccgcacgtcgCCATCGACATCCCAGGCTCCTACGCCGCCGTCGTAACACGTTGCTATCGATATCCCGGTCGCCGGCACGCCACAACCGGACCCGCGCGTCTCGACGCGCCGCACCAAGAACATGATGATGCGCGCCGGCCTTCGTCTCAAGAGCGTGTGGGTCGCGTACATGCTGCTGGCCGTGTCCGCTGGTCTGGAGCGCGTCCCCGTTCCTGCAAGTCATGGTGTTCTTTTCCGGCGTGTTCACGACCGCCCTGTTCCTCGTTCGGGAcgcggaggagcagcagcaggagcaggcaGGCGCAGACGATCTATGCAGGGTCTATGCGACTATGCGGGCGAGGAGAGGCGCGACGGCTGAATTAAAAAACTAGAACATTTTGCGCGCGTTGCGCGCGGCGCGCCCTATCATAACCAAAAAGCCATAGAACATGGACATATAAAATGTTTGGAATGTTGAAACGAATGCACTGCAATGTCTTAATAGAGAAGTCTCTATTTTACAAGACGATCAGTTTAGTTCCTTGTAGCAGGGACATTGACTGTGTTGCATCTGCAGCCTGTTAGATTGTGTCAAATCATATATTACAACTAACAAACATCTCAGTCAATAGCTTGTAATATCGATTCAAATAAACATGCAAAGTACTAAAGTATGTTCATGAATAATCAAAAGAGTAGATTACACAGTTTGCACCTatgaaattttaaaaataaatctagCTATTTGACACAGGCTCTGAACGAACCAAGTAGAAAGCAAATGGCTGCATCTGATAGACAAAAGGAGAATATACTCTTCTTGCAGTAACCATCCTTGTTTACCTGTTTGTGCTGCATAGGCAATAGCTATTATGTGCATAATAATACTACCATGGTCAGACTAAGGGATGGTACATTGGTACTCATGAATACTTTTCTACCAAATACAAAGCTGATGCAAACAAAATTGAACAAATCTAGTGAAACATCTATGACAAACATAATGCTACTGCAATCAAACATGGTGTATCCTATTCGCAAGAAGTGGAAATGGTGAGCCTGGAAGGCTAAGGCTACAGTTCTTTTCTTTCTAGATGCATGGAGAACCTAGCCTAAATGAGATTAATGCAATCTtgctaattatttttttattcaacATACCTTTACATGCTTATTATGAACAGTGCACTCTAACTATTAGTAGAATAAAGATAAAATAAGGGAGAGGAGGTCGACCTTGTGTGTTGGTGTCTGTCCACAAAATTTCCAGTAATAGTTTACCCACAAGAGGCTAGCATGTTCTGTGTCCATATAATGATTCCAAATAATAATGACTTAAGCTAACTTCCAAGTTTCATGTAAGCTAAGGCACAATGGACATGATCCCCACGGATTACACCGCGTACCATCAAATCACCTCGATCCCTACGGGAAAGCCAATCCTGTCAAAACAAAGAATGGAATCAATCCAAGCATAGCAAGAGGTCAACTAAATGCAGGGATTTGGAGGTACGCCTGGTTACTATCCAAATATGTGGACATAGCTTTGCTATTCCTCCATGCATCTATCTCAACTCTGAACCCCTTGGTGAAAGAAAAATGAGAGGAACATGTCTGAATCTCTCTCAGTTCAATTATCCTGGAGCGCATCAATGGCTGGAGTTCTGTGCGGGCAGTGTTTCTCAGTTCAGAGGAGGCAGTGATTGCAGTATTGCTCACCAAACCGGGGAAGAAGTGTCGCCACTAAAACAagtcaaacaaacaaaacatgtGAAACTTGGCCAACTTAAATCTTGTCCAACCAACCAAACAAGACCTGCTTGCATTGTGCAAACCTGGCTTGGGTTGTACATGGTTTATTTCTAGTCAGGGACTACCTAAGAAGAACAACCAATCATAAGTTCACAACCTATATAAACATGTTTATTTAAGGTTATCTTTCCACTTCTCTCTGTAGTCTCCACCTCACATAACCAAAGGAAGGGGAAATATGTTGCTGTCattaattttcttttcttttcaaatggTTGTTCATGTTTTTTTTAAGTACCACCAAGGCATGATAGAATCAtctcatcttcatctatctATCTGAACCAGAATGATCACCATGCTTACCTCTCTGTTCTCTCTATAGTTGACAGGCAAAAGTCATACAAAAAGCATAACTTTTCCTTGTCTCTCCTCGGATTAGAAACCTAGAACGCAAGCACGAAAAAGAAAGTTACAGCAATAAGGTCCACATCAATCAGATTACACTATAGATTTTGATGAGTAGCTACATAAATATGCATTAACAAATGCCAAAACTGAAAATTTAGTGTATGTTTAGGAACTCGTAATTTGCAATATATAGATTACTGACAGCATATGGTAAAGAAGTACCCCACTGATAACAAAGGACCAACCCATCAATTTGTAAAAAAGTGTATGTCTAGGACAAGAACATTGTGTCTCATCAACTGTACTGATCCAATTGAACTTGTTTCTATATCTATACTGAACTCTGAACTTGAATATGCCAAGCACAATTGAGGCTGTGCAAAATCAGCAAGCAAATCtgaaaggaaaaagggaaaaaaagtgTAAACCTTGTGCACATTTCATCGAACATGTTGAGAGCATCATACGTGGACACGTCCATACTCGCAACAGCAAGCCCAAGGGAGAGTGCTGGTGGATTGGTGGCGGATAGAGATGAGGTGCACACGCACTTGCAGTGGAGAGCGCTACTGCCTTGTTGTGCGGCTGTTGCTCCAGCAAGGTGGTGGAAAGAACAGGGAAGTGGCGTGAGGAGTAGAAAACTGAGAAGATTTCACTTTTGAGGGTTGCTGCTACAGTAGATTGGATTGAGATGCAATTAAAAATTAGAGAGAAGGGAGCTGCTGCCGCTGGTGTTTCTTTGGTGGAGAAAAAGGGAGGAGAATATGCTTGATCTGCTACTATGCAGCTCgtaggaaggagagaggagatggTGCTAGCCTAGCGATTTGCACTCAGCCAAGGGGCGGCCTCGGCATCGTCTGCAACCTCGGGGGGCAGTACGATGATACCTTTGATGACGTCCAGCTGGTAAGCAGGTCTTACTCTTCGTCTTGATCGAACATAAACATGTCTTGATTCTGCTAGGATTTAGCCTAATTACCAAGATAAAGTCTCCTGTTCCCAATGAAAAATAGATGTTTGGTTTCTCCTGGTGTAGGAATACTGAATAGAATTTCCTGCtgctgtttattttttttttgcttgcagCAACTGATGAACTACTTCACCTACAAAGCCGTCAGGACCATGCTGACCCAGCTCTACGAGATGAACCCACCAAGCTACCGTTGGTTTTACAAGTACGCAATAAACAGGAATTCTCTCTGTCCTACCGCATATCATTGATCTGTTCATCAGGTATGAATTCGGCACAGTTATATAACAAACATGTTCTTGTTTCTGCCACAGCTTCGTTGCTGTCAACAAACCTACTGATGGCAAGCTATTCCTTCGTGCTCTCAGCAAGGTAGTGCAGAGATAAATCCACTGATACCCTGCACATGATCTTGTACTCCTGCAAAATAAGCTCACAAAATTGCTGGCTTTGTTGTCATTCAGGAGAGGCAGGAGCTTGCAGAACGGGTGATGGTAACCAGGCTTCACCTGTATGGGAAATGGATAAAGGTAACTGGTGGAATCAACATCACTGCCAGTGTAGTCTGTCCATACGTTGCCAACCAACCTGCTGCCCTGTAGTTCAGCTATAGACTGACATTTTGGTTCTGGATAACTGTCAGAAATGTGACCATGGAAAGATGTACGAGATGATCTCCGACGAGAACCTAAAGCTGATGCGGGAGCGGCTTATGGAGACTGTCATCTGGCCAACCGATGATACCAACACGGAGAAGATCGGCTGAAGCGAGGTGTGAAATTCTTTTGGGCTCCTGATTAAGCTTAGCTCCTTAGGTAGAGCACTGTGGTTTCTGCATCAGTCTGTCAGTTACTCAGTTGTATATAACTGGTGGAGTTGTAGTAGAGAGAATACATTTTTCTGGGAAGTGTTCAGGAACAGTGTGTGGCAATATGAAGTCTTACAGTTTTGATTTACCCCTCCCTTGTCTCTACAGTTGATTTAAGGTAAAAAAATACTCTGCCTTGTAATTTGAATGAATAATGAAGCTTTAGTACATTACAGAGTTCAGATTGTCTCGAGTTCTTCTGTTTGAAGCTTTTATAATTTTCCATTTTGACTAACCATATCATCCATGCATTAGTTTCAGGCTTGATATCTCGAAATGTCGACTGCTGTTACTCTTATTAATTGAATATACAGGAATGTTACATGAACCAGTTAACTGTTAAGCAATACAGGGTTGACGGCGTGCTGTTTCGACCATTGTTCCAAGCTAACAGTTGAGTGGATGCTGAACctgttgttttgttttgtgtATGAAAAACGCAAGAGGTCGATCAGAAGCACTCTTGCAACACCTGTCTGTTGGCACCTCACTAACTGCTCATCTCTCTTGGGTGACTTGATTTTCCCTTTCTGCACGGCCTGAGCTTCGTGCGGTCGTGCTGTCTGTTCCTGATCTGTGCTGTCTCGCATGTCTCACGCGCCTAGGCCCGAGCATCACCGCTCCTCGGACGCTCCTCCACGGGCGGCGTCCAGGCCTCTCAGTCTCAGACGAGAGCATCAGCGTGACGGCGGCCGGAGTGTCTGCTCTGCTCCCTCTGCCGTCCGATGTCCCCAGTCCACGGAGCCCATCGCTACAGTATCGGGCCTAGCCAACCGCCGCCGCGTGGCCTCACCGCGACTGGGGCCTCCTATACATCTTGTGGAAGATGGTTAAGCAAATCATCTATAAAGCCCAGTTGATGTTGAATTAGCATTTTGAAAATATTGAACTAGtattttgaaaatgttgaacGAGTATTTTAAAAATGTTGAATCAGTGTTTAGAAAATGTTAAACTCATATTTTCCCGACCATCTTATTCGATGCCGGCaacgagcggcgggcggcggcgtcggagctCCGGCGGTCCAGCACAGGAGCACgtcggccggcgcgcggcgcagCTCCGGCgtccagccggcggcggcgctcccacaCAGGCACGGCGAGGACGCACGCTGGGGAGGCTGCGGCGTGTCGCGCGCAGCAGCGGTGGTCGTGGCGCGCTAGAGgcaggcgcagcggcggcgggagggcaTGGCATGCGGAAGCAGCAGgcaaggagcggcggcgggcggtggtcgGTGCGCAGACGGCGGCGGGCATGAGCGGCGACGCGGgatagagagagagggaggttgTGTGTGAGGAAGATAGGGTTTGGGATGTGGATCCAACGGTTGTTATttgtttgcacgaatctcaaatacTGGAAGGTGGGGAAGAAAAAAATCTTTCGGAAGATATATATAGGTTTGGCGACCGCGACTCAACGTCGGAGCTTTCTGGGCCTCGGGAGTAGACTAGGCCGAGATGATGTAGCCGCACGCCGGCCCACGCGAGGCGCCGCTCGCCTCCCGCGGGGTTGGATCCTGCCGGACGTTCCGATCCGACGGTGTTGCTGCcccagggtggacggtaaatgaaatgccgtccatccggTCGGTAAGCCTCCCCGGTTTCCGTCCCCGCGGGCACTGTCCTtcacgccgccgtccgccgtcgTCTTGACGCGCAGAACGCAGCGCCTCCGACTCAAATCACTATCAGGTCGACCACCTTCCGGACGCGCAGCCTGCCGAGCAGACGACTCCATGTCTCGTGCCTTCGTGCGGCCCCGCAGCTTCTgatcccgtgccgccgccgcacatcGCCATTGACATCCCAGGCGCCTACGCCGCCGTCGGAACACGTTTCCATCGATGTCCCGGCCGCCGGCACGCCACCCCCGGACCCGCGCATCTCACCTGCAGTGACAAGCGTTTCGGGTTGCTATCATCACTCAGAAAAGAAAACGACAGTTCGGTGCCCGTGGCGAGGTCGACTGCTCGCCGTCGTGGCCTCGAGCCTGAATTGACGCCGCCTCTCGTGGTCGTTTGGAATCCATGCCCTTCTTCCCATCCATCACTGCAGCACCTCACCTCTATGTTGCTGCGCTTGGACGACCGGCTCACCACCggcaccgcgccgccgggcgGGCGCGCGCTGGCCGCGAAGACGGAGCTccctgctgcggctgcggctgcggcgagaTGAATGACTGTGACTGGCCTCAGTTTTTGGGCCTCGGCAAGACTGGGCCGAGCTGATTTAGCCGCACACCGGCCCACTCGACGCTGCCGCTTGCCTCGCGGGATAGGATCCCGCCGCACGTTCTCGATCCGACGGTCCATGTGTCccaagggtggacggtaaatgaaataccgtccaccctcgGTCGGTGAACGAAATGCCGTCCCCCCTGAGTTCCCCGTCCGCGCGGACACTCGCCCTTCCCGGCTTCCCTCCGCCGTCCGCCGGATGCGGAGGAGCGCCGGGAGTAGTGAGAGGACGCGATGTTCCTGGCGCGCGGAACGCAGCTCCTCCGGCCGAGCGGCTAGGATTTGCCGCTCCGGACGCGCGCAGCAAGTGCCGAgggcctcctcgccgcggcggcgcgtcctTGCCCACCGCGGCACCGGCTAGCACAGCTGCCGGCGCCTTTGCTTGCGCAGGGAAGAGTTCCGACACGAAGCGTATAGGTTTATCTCGTTGCTGACCGCCTCCATCGCCGAGCAAGGAGAGGCGCCAGCAGCACAGGACGCGATGGGCAAGGCCGAGTACGATGGGCAGGGCGTCGAGTCAGTAGCAGCTTGGAGTCTGATCGATCGAGCAAGGTCACCGCGGCCGGAGACTTTGAGCTGAAGCGGCTGCTAGATCTTGTTGCGCTGCTTGCTCAGCTTGGTCCCAGCTGTTTTCTTCGAGGCTTCCATGTCTTATGTCCACTTCCTCGTTCGTAtaccctcctcgccgccgtagcTTGTCcagccgccaccgcggcggctcTTGTCGACTGCAAACTTGTCTGCTCGCTCACTCGCAGACACGGTATCCAGCAAGTAGGCACCCGTACGCGCGTGCACTGCACGAGGAGACCGCAGGAGAAATCACTGGCCGATGGAGCTCAGCCAGTCCGCCATGGCGCGTGCGAGAAACGACTGGCTTCATTTGCTGGGCCTCCGGATCAGACTGGGCCGAGCTGATGTAACCGCACGCCGGCCCACGCGACGCTGCCGCCTGCCTCCCGCGGTGTTGGATCCTGCCGCACGTTCTCGATCCGACGGTGAAGGTagacccaggggtggacggtaaatggaataccgtccacccggtcggTAGACCGAACACCGTCCTCCCCGCGGGCATCCTCCttcccgccgccgtccgccgtttGTAGAGGGGTGCCGCTGGGCGTGAGAGAATGCGGTCCTCCCTGCCGCGCCGAACGCAGAGCCTCCGACCGATGCAGCTCGACCGTCCCCAGCTGGGGTTTTCAGCCCCGACGCGCAGCACACGGGTTGCCCAGAGCCTCGCCACGCCGGCGCGTACTCtcccaccggccaccgcggcACCGCTACCACCGCCATTGCTGCCGCAGGGAAGAGTCCCGGAGTCCCCCTGGCAGATCCAACTTTTGATATCCCAAGCGTACAGGTCTATTTAATCCGTTGGAGATTTGCTGCCGCCTGCATATTGTCGGGCGTGCGCGGAGGCTCAAGACGGGCGTGAGGAAACGACGGCTGCCAtccgccggcgcggcgacggaACTCCACTGCTCCAGGTTGAACGCTTAGTGTACCGACCCAAGCTGCAATCGAGAGGTCCACCATTCTTcgatcattttttttccttgaagCTCTTTATAGCCCCTCTCTACGACACCTAAGTGACCAACATCGGATCGATCGACGCGCCTCCGGCTGATCCTCGTCGCGACTCGCGCACAGACGGTGGCGAGCCTGCCTGTGAACGCTGAGGGCCTCGAGGCGCCGTCGCGCGCTCgctggcaccgccgccgcgccgttgcTGTCGAGGGTAGCAGTCCAAGCGACGCCTATCGTATGCCATTCCCGAAGAGCGTCCGTTCGTTGGGCTTCGGATCACGCATCTCATCGGGCGTCCGTTCCTTAAGCTTGTGTTACTGGACTCCATCCTCCATTCCTCCTCCAGGCATGGTCGCTAGTCGCTACAATGGTATGCGATTCTTGCTCCAATTTTTGTTCTCCTTTTTCTCAGACAAAATTGCTCTTATTTTTCCTCACATACGTGTACAAGTCTTTCTTCACACCCCGTTTGATCGTTCCGAGTTCCGACACGCACACAGAGCACAGAAGAACACATGGCACGGCTGCAACTCACGACACGCTACCAAGAAGACGAGACAGGGACGACACATACAGATGCACGAACACGCGAACGTACTTGGCCACGTAGGATGAGTACCATCGATCACGGCAGCCGACGAGGAGTCTGTGTGTTGGTGCCAGTGTGCTTCCTCGCCTCGCCGTCCCGGCCCGTGAGATCTCTCAGAAGGACACCTCCTCCCTGCTGGCCGCCGGCTCCTCCCTCGCCTgcagctgggcggcggcgctggcctccGTCTTGCAGCACATGCTCCAGTGCCCGTCGTCCGCCACCTTGCGCGCGACGATGACGGAATTGATGACCTCGTCGTCGGGGTGGTGCACGGCGAGCACGTAGAACCCGCCGCGCCCGAAGCCCTCGGGGTCCACGACGGGGTACAGGAACCCGCGCGCTCCGCACCAcgagcgccgcgccggcggccatgtgCCGGCCGAGGTGCGCCACCACCCTCTCCTTGTCCTCGGCCGCCAACCCCACGAGTGCGGCCAGGAACACGACGTCGTACTCCGCGAGCTCCTCCGTGAGGTCCGCGACGTCGGCCGTGCGGAACGACTTGCGCGCGCAGGTCCACGTCGGCGCGCACCAGCTTCTTGGCCCGctcgttggcggcggcgcaccagtCGTAGTTGTCGAACAGCGCGCCGGGGAGGTGGCGCGCGGCGAGCACGAGCGAGCTGAAGGGCAGCGGGCCGGAGCCGACGAAGGCGACGCGGGCGGGGGCGAGGCCGGGCACGTGGCGCGCCAGGAGGTCGTACTCGAGGCGGCTCAGGTCGACGTAGTTGCGGTAGTAGGGGAAGCGGTGGAGGTGGTCGAGCGGGTTGTCGAACGCGGCGAGCGCGTCGGCGTGGTGCGCCTCCAGCTGGCCCTCGGCGTCGGAGCAGAGGCGGATGAGCTCCTCTCGCATCTTCCGCGCGCCGGGGCCGAGCCGGGACACGTCCACGGGGCTCGCCGGGACGCAGGCCGCGACGAGGGCGGTGAACAGCGCGTCGACGGCCGGCGACGGGCTTAGCGACGGCAGCTTGGCAATGGCGGCGTGCAGGCCCGAGATCTTCTCCACCAGGGCGGCCACCTCGTGGTTCTGGGCCTCCATGTCGTCGGTCGGTTGGTCGCTTGCGATGCGGTGGAGGCGATCGAAAGGGACTGATCTGCCCGATGGGCTGTGGAATGCGCAGTCGATCGGCGTGCATAAATATCTGGCGCCGGGATGCCGGGGCGGCCGTTTGCATGCGGCGTGGCCCGCCGGTGGCAGGTGGGGAAGACGACGACGCTCCGTGTTTGGCAGTGCTGCGAGGACCGGACGAGCATGCTGCATGGCGTCCACTGCCGGTGGCCTGTTTCATGCTTCTATTTTGTACACGGGCCTACTACTTGTTTTATCCGACTTTTGGACGCCTGAACTTGATCGTTTCAGGAGCGGGTCAATTTGTTTGTATCGATTGGCCAAGTAGCCGGATCTAACTGGGCCGCGAAAGCTGACCCGACCTCTCGCTCGGGCGGGCCACCCGCGTATTCAGCCCAGCACCCAGCCTTCTCTCTCTGCTGTAGCCGCGTCAGAAAGAAGCGCAGCCGAAGAGAGGGGATTGGAATTGCATTGTGGTGCGCCGTGTCTATTCATCTCATCGCGCGCTACTGCGTGCGGGAGTATCACAGAGGCGCCTCATGTTCACCTTCTACCTCCCACCAGGGGAGCGGGGAGCGCCCGCCCGCGAgctaggggagggggaggggcagAGGGTGGCCGGCAAGGGGTGTGAGGTGGgcggggcggccgccggggtggtggcgggaggTGGCAGAGCTTTAGGTTCCGGGTTGCTGGGGTGGGGTGGGCTCTATTGTCGCCGGACCTAGAGGAgagggccgggggggggggggggggggcggcagcGACGGTTTGGCCGGTGGAGGGCGCGGcgccgcgggagcgccgccggccgggcggggcggGACAACCGGTGGGCAGTGCCAGTGGCGGGGGCGAAGAGAAGGCGGTGTGGCAGCGGCGAGCTCAGTTagcgtcggcggcggtggagggcagCACGGGAGGCGGGGGAAGGCAGGGGAGCAGGGGGTGGGGTAGACAACGGAGAAAGAAGAAAGTATCTGCGATTGGATCGCCGCTAGTCACAGAAGACGATGAATAGATGCCCCTTTTAGTGCCGCTATGGACATGCCAGTGCGGCACACCGCATCGGCGTCTGCCCCAGCAGCATGGCAGGCACAGTCCCTGATAGCTTCCCTCCttaggagaggaggaagaaccaCTTAATTCATAAAAAATCCTCAAAACCTTTTCTCTGAAAAATCCTCAAAAACATTTTCTCTAATTATTATTGAACTGGCGCGTCATTATTGGCTTGAGACCAAACCAAACCAGGATCAGCATGGATGGGGGCGCAGCTGCCTGCTGGTCATGTGCTCTACGACTGCACCATCTCAGggcccgtttagtttccaaattttttttacggtacctatcacatcaaatatttagaCACATAaataaaacattaaatatagttaaaagaaataactaattacacaatctgATGGATTCCCACAAGATGAATCTAACAAtattaattaatccataattaaatattaattatcaaataacaacgaaacgtgctacagtacccaaattcaaattttttcactaactaaacacaccctcaaaAGATTTCTGGCAAGCTGCAAGCTGCAGTCGACAGCGACGCGTCACCTCTCTTCAGAGGGACGCCGATGAAAGATGCGGTCAGCGAGTAGTACAGTGCACGAGCGCTACTGCTTTTTTTTTATACCAATGAGCGCTACTGCTACTAgggttttttttaccgacccACCGGTTCCagtaaaccggaccggtttgatcggttatTGAAAAAACagacaaattcaaatttcaaacaaaaacGACAGTTCAATTGGTTTGCACTGGTTAGCCGACCGGTttggtcggtaaaccggtccggtttgaggTGTAATCGGTCcggtaacaaaaaaaaaccgagcaatgcacatattaatgtaaaagaccacactgagcatctccaagagtttacCAAATTTTACTTGACaaatcttgtgttttgccaacttctaaaaagatatgccaagtaaaaaaagagctcATCTCCAATaatttggcataattcacttgtcaAATCCAGATATAACTTACATCAGAAatctgagagagaaacaaaattatgtttATGACATTCCACCTTATGAAAACTTACATCAGAAACCCTGAGACAaaaacaaaattattttttgcccttccacctcttctGATACGGACGGATGCGCCGCGGATCGTATATATACGCGCGCGGAGGCTCTTTTTTCGAACTTGGCATAAATGACAATCTGGGATAGGGAACTGTTTGAGAAGGATTTTtctgtttttgccaaaaaaataagAATGACAACCTGGGATgggaaactcttggagatgctttacaatcatgcatacaaagacaatagtaataagcgtcGGAGTGGGAGGCAACCGCGTGAGTCATATGCCGGCGCGATGggtcttaatgggccggcctttttttcccctttttttggtttaactttacatgcccgcaaagtatactaaatgaatgaatatttgaaaaaatttgacaccattagattcgtcgcaacttgaagtatttttagaaatttttttggaaatttttcattttttgaattcaaatttaaattttgaattggtCCGGTTTGCAACCGATCggtaccggaaccggtccggcccggttacaccggtaaccgcggttttCGGATTGGttccggtcggtaaaaaaaccTTGACTGCTACATCCCAGTTGAAATCGTAAGCCGCAACGGCAAAGCAGTGGATCAGAATGTGCATCCACCCCGAGTGTGTTCGCGTTCTGGAGCTATTTCCAGtttaggccatgtttagatccataaagtcaaaatacaaaattttgtaaatcacttgcatcttactattactaattggaggttcCTTTGAAGTCTTCACGTGAACCCATCTAGAATCCTAGATGGACACTCTAAAataatagagaaattctagaaACTCTCACAAAAAAcagaaacatctagccatcCATCTACctactctaatt
This window contains:
- the LOC120687519 gene encoding chaperonin-like RbcX protein 2, chloroplastic encodes the protein MMMRAGLRLKSVWVAYMLLAVSAGLERVPVPASHGVLFRRVHDRPREGSCCRWCFFGGEKGRRICLICYYAARRKERGDGASLAICTQPRGGLGIVCNLGGQYDDTFDDVQLQLMNYFTYKAVRTMLTQLYEMNPPSYRWFYNFVAVNKPTDGKLFLRALSKERQELAERVMVTRLHLYGKWIKKCDHGKMYEMISDENLKLMRERLMETVIWPTDDTNTEKIG